One region of Chelonoidis abingdonii isolate Lonesome George chromosome 14, CheloAbing_2.0, whole genome shotgun sequence genomic DNA includes:
- the SALL4 gene encoding sal-like protein 4 — translation MSRRKQAKPQHINSEEEPPDAASGKAQRSPQNAPGDGDDEMSSKRCRTEETNICEKCCAEFFDLSEFLEHKKNCTKNPPVLIMNDSEGTIPPEDFPGASTESFPNDRQDSQPAKDSQTKSCTGSVEKREGKVDTEVVGGMYLKTEPPVTPATHGLSYLPKSKVPNTNVTLQTIRGTKVAVNQRTSDTISSSAASFNAIPMILEQLVCLQQQQLQQIQLTEQIRIQIAMMAPHALHPSIVAATDPLKALGAQMSQQLSAAVALIGQKAGSQSLSLESLKHGKLPHSNIVIPTAGSVASGLSSSFSLKPEANRSLPSSMSRFPNPLLPQSSSSVIFQNPLSAVSSVIDPSKKGKGKPPNISVSESKPNAEEPFFKHKCKFCGKVFGNDSALQIHLRSHTGERPYKCNICGNRFTTKGNLKVHFQRHKDKYPHIKMNPYPVPEHLDNVPTSSGIPYGMSVPLDESNLIVDSKPILTSLPTSVGTGLPQNISNLACIKESLASTFSSDMQPRPSPESEGGSSSSGAASHESGTEQRLSSPQASCSVSVFHVSRASEQGSETSKLQQLVENIDKSTTDPNECLICHRVLSCQSSLKMHYRTHTGERPFKCKICGRAFSTKGNLKTHYGVHRANTPLKMQHSCPICQKKFTNAVVLQQHIRMHMGGQIPNTPMPENTCDNTDVDPTVTEKNGDLTRPGENMESIEDMEEDLDSQDGPSSSLKPPIPYDAHSESPGPAFSGIAALENQMKMVNSALNLQRQSSLKSSDNGSAESDGMTNDSSSVAGDPDYQNGRSPAASESASFQALSPTNSQSESIRSKSPSFNSQEDAGMGNKAEGPVNHLAEMEGAGALDLTYGNIGRKIIKEEPGLHFPNGEYGRSSIHAAFVRAPPALIKVEMSSERPISASHFIGPPTLSPGVPPLLVPRPKLCRPAKQHICTTCGKNFSSASALQIHERTHTGEKPFACTICGRAFTTKGNLKVHVGTHMWNNSARRGRRLSIDNPMALLGNDPKKVSEMFPKDIVPPSVNIDPTGWNQYAAVLSNGLAMKTNEISVIQSGGIPSLPVTIGGGSAINTATVSKIDGSQSGISSDMEKAGGAAADNVPKHQFPHFMEENKIAVS, via the exons GGAGTCCACAAAACGCCCCAGGTGATGGAGATGATGAAATGAGTTCCAAAAGATGCCGAACAGAGGAAACCAACATCTGTGAGAAATGTTGTGCAGAGTTCTTTGACCTCTCTGAATTTCTTGAGCATAAGAAAAATTGCACTAAAAATCCACCTGTCCTAATCATGAATGATAGTGAAGGAACAATACCCCCTGAAGACTTCCCTGGAGCCTCTACAGAGAGCTTTCCAAATGATCGACAGGATAGCCAGCCAGCCAAGGACAGTCAGACCAAGAGTTGCACTGGCTCtgtggagaagagagaggggaaagttgATACTGAAGTAGTGGGAGGAATGTATCTAAAAACAGAACCTCCTGTTACTCCTGCAACTCATGGGCTAAGCTATTTACCAAAATCCAAAGTGCCAAACACTAATGTGACTTTGCAGACAATACGAGGCACTAAAGTGGCTGTGAATCAGCGTACCTCTGACACCATCTCTTCCTCAGCAGCCAGTTTTAATGCTATTCCAATGATCCTTGAACAGCTTGtgtgcttgcagcagcagcaactccaGCAAATTCAGCTCACAGAGCAAATCCGCATCCAAATTGCCATGATGGCTCCTCATGCCCTACATCCTTCAATAGTAGCTGCTACTGATCCACTAAAAGCTTTGGGTGCTCAGATGTCTCAGCAGctgtctgctgctgttgctttaaTTGGACAAAAAGCTGGAAGCCAAAGCCTATCACTGGAATCCTTGAAGCATGGAAAACTACCTCATTCTAACATAGTCATTCCAACTGCTGGCTCGGTAGCCAGTGGgctttcttcttccttctccctgaAGCCTGAAGCAAACAGAAGCCTCCCAAGTTCTATGTCTCGTTTTCCAAACCCTTTACTACCTCAATCATCTAGCTCGGTCATCTTCCAAAACCCACTCTCTGCAGTTTCTTCAGTGATTGATCCCTCAAAGAAAGGCAAAGGGAAGCCCCCCAATATCAGCGTGTCTGAAAGCAAACCAAATGCTGAGGAACCTTTCTTTAAACATAAGTGCAAGTTCTGTGGCAAGGTCTTCGGCAACGATAGTGCTTTGCAGATACACCTCCGCTCCCACACTGGTGAAAGACCCTACAAGTGTAACATTTGCGGTAACAGATTTACAACCAAAGGAAACCTTAAAGTGCATTTTCAGCGTCATAAAGATAAGTACCCTCACATTAAAATGAATCCCTATCCAGTACCTGAGCATCTGGACAATGTGCCCACTAGCAGTGGAATCCCCTATGGAATGTCTGTACCACTGGATGAGTCTAACCTAATTGTGGACAGCAAGCCTATTCTGACATCACTGCCTACCTCAGTAGGCACTGGCTTGCCTCAGAATATCTCCAATCTAGCATGCATCAAGGAGTCTCTTGCCAGCACATTTTCAAGTGACATGCAGCCAAGGCCTTCTCCAGAAAGTGAAGGTGGTTCTTCCTCATCAGGAGCAGCGAGTCATGAGTCGGGAACTGAGCAGCGCCTGAGCTCACCACAAGCTAGCTGCAGTGTGAGTGTCTTCCATGTAAGCAGAGCAAGTGAGCAAGGTTCAGAAACATCTAAGCTACAGCAATTGGTTGAGAATATTGACAAGTCCACCACAGACCCCAATGAGTGCCTCATCTGTCATAGAGTGCTGAGCTGCCAGAGTTCACTCAAAATGCATTACCGTACTCACACTGGAGAGAGGCCATTCAAGTGTAAAATTTGTGGCCGTGCCTTCTCAACAAAAGGTAACCTTAAGACTCATTATGGTGTCCACCGGGCAAACACCCCCCTAAAGATGCAACATTCCTGTCCAATTTGTCAGAAGAAGTTTACAAATGCAGTTGTATTGCAGCAGCATATTCGCATGCATATGGGGGGACAAATTCCCAATACACCTATGCCGGAAAACACTTGTGATAATACTGATGTGGATCCTACTGTGACCGAGAAGAATGGAGACCTGACTCGCCCAGGTGAGAACATGGAAAGCATAGAAGACATGGAAGAAGACCTAGACTCTCAGGATGGCCCTAGCAGCTCTTTGAAACCACCAATTCCATATGATGCACACTCAGAATCTCCAGGCCCAGCATTTTCAGGGATTGCAGCTCTAGAAAACCAAATGAAAATGGTAAATTCAGCTTTGAACTTGCAACGGCAAAGCAGCCTGAAGTCTAGTGACAATGGCTCGGCAGAAAGTGATGGCATGACGAATGATTCTTCCTCTGTGGCAGGTGATCCAGATTATCAAAATGGCAGGAGTCCTGCCGCTTCTGAATCTGCTTCATTCCAGGCATTGTCCCCAACCAATAGCCAATCTGAAAGCATTAGGTCAAAGTCACCAAGTTTCAACAGTCAGGAAGATGCTGGCATGGGAAATAAAGCTGAGGGCCCTGTAAACCATCTTGCAGAGATGGAAGGGGCTGGCGCTTTGGATCTAACTTATGGCAATATTGGTCGAAAGATCATCAAAGAAGAACCTGGGTTACACTTCCCAAATGGAGAGTATG GTCGCAGCAGCATTCATGCTGCTTTTGTCAGGGCTCCACCTGCCCTCATAAAAGTGGAGATGTCTAGTGAGCGTCCTATTAGTGCTAGCCATTTTATTGGCCCACCAACTTTATCACCTGGTGTTCCCCCTCTCCTGGTGCCACGGCCTAAGCTTTGCCGTCCAGCTAAACAGCACATCTGCACTACGTGTGGGAAGAACTTCTCCTCTGCAAGTGCTCTTCAGATTCATGAACGGACCCATACTGGTGAAAAGCCATTTGCATGTACCATCTGTGGGAGAGCCTTTACCACAAAAGGAAACCTGAAG GTTCATGTTGGAACTCACATGTGGAATAACTCTGCCAGGCGTGGAAGAAGATTATCCATTGATAATCCCATGGCTCTGTTGGGGAATGATCCAAAGAAGGTATCTGAAATGTTTCCAAAGGATATAGTGCCTCCTTCAGTGAACATTGATCCCACAGGGTGGAACCAGTATGCAGCGGTACTCAGCAATGGCTTGGCAATGAAGACTAATGAGATTTCAGTGATCCAGAGTGGTGGCATACCTTCTCTTCCAGTCACCATTGGGGGTGGTTCTGCAATAAATACTGCAACAGTCTCCAAGATAGATGGGTCCCAGTCTGGAATTAGCTCAGATATGGAGAAagctggtggtgctgctgcagacAATGTGCCAAAACACCAGTTCCCTCACTTCATGGAGGAAAACAAAATTGCTGTTAGTTAG